In Gammaproteobacteria bacterium, the following proteins share a genomic window:
- a CDS encoding ATP synthase subunit I: MAGTFSQARRGTLLIVGMQLAVALLAALVAGVLAGWHAAWSALIGGLINVLASLYLAFKLFGRGPAAAASQWLGRLLAGEALKFVITVVLFVLAIVVLKAAFLPLILAFIATYVAYWIGLVKIGLGQAA; encoded by the coding sequence ATGGCCGGCACGTTTTCGCAGGCGCGGCGCGGGACGCTCCTGATCGTCGGGATGCAACTGGCCGTGGCGCTGCTGGCGGCGCTGGTGGCCGGGGTTCTCGCCGGGTGGCACGCGGCCTGGTCGGCGCTGATCGGCGGCCTGATCAACGTGCTCGCGAGCCTGTATCTGGCGTTCAAGCTGTTTGGCCGGGGACCGGCGGCCGCAGCTTCGCAGTGGCTGGGGCGCCTGCTCGCAGGCGAGGCACTGAAGTTTGTCATCACCGTCGTCCTGTTTGTCCTGGCGATTGTGGTGCTCAAGGCGGCGTTTTTGCCGCTGATTCTGGCGTTCATTGCCACCTACGTGGCGTACTGGATCGGGCTTGTGAAGATTGGTCTCGGGCAGGCAGCGTGA
- the atpA gene encoding F0F1 ATP synthase subunit alpha, with protein sequence MSLNPSEISELIRQRIEHFDAEAEARNVGTVVSVTDGIVRIHGLQAAQYGEMLEFPKNTFGLALNLERDSVGAVVLGHYEHISEGDTVKTTGRILEVPVGPELLGRVVNSLGEPIDGKGPLKAKLTSPIEKVAPGVIARQSVSQPVQTGYKAIDSMVPIGRGQRELVIGDRQTGKTALAVDTIINQKGKNLFCIYVAVGQKNSSIAAVVRKFEEHGAMEYTTVVAVSASESAALQYIAPYAGCAMGEYFRDRGQDALIVYDDLTKQAWAYRQISLLLRRPPGREAYPGDIFYLHSRLLERAARVNAQYIERITAGKVKGKTGSLTALPIIETQAGDVSAFVPTNVISITDGQIFLETDLFNAGIRPAINAGISVSRVGGAAQTKIIKKLGGGVKLALAQFRELAAFAQFASDLDEVTRRQLDRGQRVTELMKQKQYAPLSIADMALSLYAANEGYLDDIDVKKVVVFEAALHSYFQAHFAALRDRINASGDYGSEIERGLKKAVVEFKKTQAW encoded by the coding sequence ATGTCACTCAATCCATCTGAAATCAGCGAGCTCATCCGCCAGCGCATCGAGCACTTCGACGCCGAAGCCGAGGCGCGCAACGTCGGCACCGTGGTGAGCGTCACCGACGGCATCGTGCGCATCCACGGCCTGCAGGCCGCGCAGTACGGCGAAATGCTGGAGTTCCCAAAGAATACCTTCGGCCTCGCGCTTAACCTCGAGCGCGACTCGGTGGGCGCGGTGGTGCTCGGGCATTACGAGCACATTTCCGAAGGCGATACGGTCAAGACCACCGGCCGTATTCTCGAAGTACCGGTGGGACCGGAACTTCTCGGGCGCGTGGTGAACTCGCTCGGCGAACCGATTGACGGCAAGGGCCCGCTCAAGGCCAAGCTCACTTCGCCGATTGAAAAGGTGGCGCCCGGCGTGATTGCGCGCCAGTCGGTCAGCCAGCCGGTGCAGACCGGCTACAAGGCCATTGACTCGATGGTGCCCATCGGCCGCGGGCAGCGCGAACTCGTGATCGGCGACCGCCAGACCGGCAAAACCGCGCTCGCGGTGGACACCATCATCAACCAGAAAGGCAAGAACCTGTTCTGCATCTACGTGGCCGTCGGCCAGAAGAATTCCTCGATTGCCGCGGTGGTGCGCAAGTTCGAAGAGCACGGCGCCATGGAATACACCACGGTGGTGGCGGTGTCGGCCTCCGAGTCCGCGGCGCTGCAGTACATCGCGCCCTATGCGGGCTGCGCCATGGGCGAATACTTCCGCGATCGCGGCCAGGACGCGCTCATCGTGTACGACGACCTGACCAAGCAGGCCTGGGCCTATCGCCAGATCTCGCTGCTGCTGCGCCGCCCGCCGGGCCGCGAGGCTTATCCGGGCGACATTTTCTATCTGCATTCGCGCTTGCTGGAGCGCGCGGCGCGCGTCAATGCGCAATACATCGAGCGCATCACCGCGGGCAAGGTCAAGGGCAAGACCGGTTCGCTGACCGCGCTGCCGATCATCGAAACCCAGGCGGGCGACGTGTCGGCGTTCGTGCCGACCAACGTGATTTCGATCACCGACGGCCAGATCTTTCTCGAGACCGACCTGTTCAACGCCGGCATCCGCCCGGCCATCAATGCCGGTATTTCGGTGTCGCGCGTGGGCGGCGCGGCACAGACCAAGATCATCAAGAAGCTCGGCGGCGGCGTGAAGCTGGCGCTCGCCCAGTTCCGTGAACTCGCGGCTTTTGCGCAGTTTGCCTCGGACCTGGACGAGGTGACCCGCCGGCAACTGGACCGCGGACAGCGCGTCACCGAACTCATGAAGCAGAAACAGTATGCGCCGCTCAGCATTGCCGACATGGCGCTGTCGCTGTACGCCGCCAACGAAGGCTATCTGGACGACATTGACGTGAAGAAAGTGGTGGTCTTCGAAGCCGCCCTGCACAGCTATTTCCAGGCGCATTTTGCCGCGCTGCGCGATCGCATCAATGCGAGCGGGGATTACGGCAGCGAGATAGAACGGGGCCTGAAGAAGGCGGTCGTGGAATTCAAGAAGACGCAGGCATGGTGA
- the atpD gene encoding F0F1 ATP synthase subunit beta, translating to MSSGKIVQVIGAVVDVEFPREAIPEVYDALKLEAGGLTLEVQQQLGDGVVRTIAMGASEGLKRGLEVQNTGAPISVPVGKGTLGRIMNVLGEPVDEAGPIKTADHWPIHRAAPSYEEQSGSTDLLETGIKVIDLLCPFAKGGKVGLFGGAGVGKTVNMLELINNIAKEHSGLSVFAGVGERTREGNDFYHEMAESGVINLKSLNDSKVAMVYGQMNEPPGNRLRVALTGLTMAEYFRDEGRDILLFIDNIYRYTLAGTEVSALLGRMPSAVGYQPTLAEEMGVLQERITSTKKGSITSIQAVYVPADDLTDPSPATTFAHLDSTVTLSRDIAALGIYPAVDPLDSTSRMLDPNVIGQEHYDTARSVQAVLQRYKELKDIIAILGMDELSEEDKLVVQRARKIQRFLSQPFHVAEVFTGSPGKYVPLKETIRGFKGIVAGEYDTLPEQAFYMVGAIDEAVAKAKSL from the coding sequence ATGAGCAGCGGCAAGATTGTGCAAGTCATCGGCGCGGTGGTGGACGTGGAATTTCCGCGTGAGGCCATCCCCGAAGTGTATGACGCGCTCAAGCTGGAAGCGGGTGGGCTGACGCTCGAGGTGCAGCAGCAGTTGGGCGATGGCGTGGTGCGCACCATCGCCATGGGCGCGTCCGAAGGCCTGAAGCGCGGCCTCGAAGTGCAGAACACCGGCGCGCCGATTTCCGTGCCGGTCGGCAAGGGTACGCTCGGTCGCATCATGAACGTGCTCGGCGAGCCGGTGGACGAGGCCGGCCCGATCAAGACCGCCGATCACTGGCCGATACACCGCGCCGCGCCGAGCTACGAAGAGCAGTCGGGTTCCACCGATCTCTTGGAGACCGGCATCAAGGTCATTGACCTGCTGTGCCCGTTCGCCAAGGGCGGCAAGGTCGGGCTGTTCGGCGGCGCGGGCGTGGGCAAGACCGTGAATATGCTGGAACTCATCAACAACATCGCCAAGGAGCACTCGGGCCTGTCGGTGTTTGCGGGCGTGGGCGAGCGCACCCGCGAAGGCAACGACTTCTACCACGAAATGGCCGAGTCCGGCGTCATCAACCTGAAGAGCTTGAACGATTCCAAGGTGGCGATGGTCTATGGCCAGATGAACGAGCCGCCCGGCAACCGCCTGCGCGTCGCGTTGACCGGCCTGACCATGGCGGAGTACTTCCGCGACGAGGGCCGCGACATCCTGCTGTTCATCGACAACATCTATCGCTATACGCTCGCGGGCACCGAAGTCTCGGCGCTCCTCGGGCGCATGCCGTCGGCCGTGGGTTATCAGCCGACGCTCGCCGAGGAAATGGGCGTGCTGCAGGAGCGCATCACTTCCACCAAGAAGGGCTCGATCACTTCCATCCAGGCGGTGTACGTGCCGGCCGATGACCTGACCGATCCTTCGCCCGCCACCACGTTCGCGCATCTGGATTCCACGGTGACGCTGTCGCGTGACATCGCGGCGCTCGGCATCTATCCGGCGGTGGACCCGCTCGATTCCACCTCGCGCATGCTCGATCCCAACGTCATCGGCCAGGAGCATTACGACACCGCGCGTTCGGTGCAGGCGGTGCTGCAACGCTACAAGGAGCTGAAGGACATCATCGCGATTCTTGGCATGGACGAGCTTTCCGAGGAAGACAAGCTCGTGGTGCAGCGCGCGCGCAAGATCCAGCGCTTCCTGTCGCAGCCGTTTCACGTTGCCGAGGTGTTCACCGGTTCGCCCGGCAAGTATGTGCCGCTCAAGGAAACCATCCGCGGCTTCAAGGGCATCGTGGCCGGCGAGTACGACACGCTGCCCGAACAGGCGTTCTACATGGTCGGCGCCATAGACGAAGCGGTCGCCAAGGCCAAGTCTCTGTAA
- a CDS encoding F0F1 ATP synthase subunit epsilon encodes MPMTFHVDVVSAEQEIFSGKAEMVFAPAEMGELGITPRHAPLLTRLEPGTVRVKTGPDEDAIFYVSGGILEIQPHLVTVLSDTALRARDIDEAAALEAKRRAEEALANQTGEVDIVRAQAELMEALARLRTLEKIRKQLGGH; translated from the coding sequence ATGCCCATGACTTTTCATGTAGATGTGGTGAGCGCCGAGCAGGAGATTTTCTCCGGCAAGGCCGAGATGGTGTTTGCGCCTGCCGAAATGGGTGAGCTCGGCATCACGCCGCGGCACGCGCCGCTGTTGACCCGCCTCGAGCCCGGAACCGTGCGCGTCAAAACCGGGCCTGATGAAGATGCCATCTTCTACGTGTCCGGCGGCATCCTTGAAATCCAGCCGCATCTGGTCACAGTGCTGTCCGACACTGCACTGCGCGCGCGTGACATAGACGAAGCTGCTGCGCTGGAGGCCAAGCGCCGCGCCGAGGAAGCCCTGGCCAACCAGACCGGTGAGGTGGACATCGTGCGCGCCCAGGCGGAACTCATGGAAGCGCTGGCGCGGCTGCGCACGCTGGAGAAAATCCGCAAGCAGCTCGGCGGGCATTGA
- the glmU gene encoding bifunctional UDP-N-acetylglucosamine diphosphorylase/glucosamine-1-phosphate N-acetyltransferase GlmU — MPFSVVILAAGQGKRMHSDLPKVLQPLGGRTLLEHVVATAALLKPDAMYVVYGHGGEQVQEALKHLDVRWVSQAEQLGTGHAVLQALPQIPDEHRVLVLYGDVPLLRVTTLQKLLAAATRGELAILTANLSDPTGYGRIVRDAEGQVARVVEQKDASAAELRIAEVSTGPLACQAGSLRRWLKSLGNDNAQKEYYLPDVVPAAMGEGVLVTAITVADESEVAGVNDRAQLAAAERALRRVRAADLMQRGAILRDPERIDVRGELECGRDVVIDINCIFEGRVKLGHRVRIGPNVLVRDCELGDDTEVYANSVLEGASIGARVRIGPFARLRPGAALAEEVHIGNFVEVKNSQLGAGTKANHLAYLGDAEIGRQVNVGAGTITCNYDGVNKHRTVIGDDAFIGSNTSLVAPVTVGAGATIGAGSVISKEAPAGELTLERAQQKTVTGWKRPQRK, encoded by the coding sequence ATGCCATTCAGCGTCGTCATCCTGGCCGCGGGTCAGGGCAAGCGCATGCATTCCGACCTGCCCAAGGTATTGCAGCCTCTGGGCGGCCGCACGTTATTGGAACACGTGGTAGCCACCGCAGCCTTGCTCAAGCCGGACGCGATGTATGTGGTGTACGGTCACGGCGGCGAGCAGGTCCAAGAAGCGCTCAAACATCTCGACGTGCGTTGGGTGAGCCAGGCAGAACAGCTCGGCACCGGACATGCCGTGCTGCAAGCGCTGCCGCAGATCCCCGACGAACACCGGGTGCTGGTGTTGTACGGCGACGTCCCACTGCTGCGTGTGACGACGCTGCAGAAGTTGCTCGCCGCCGCGACGCGCGGCGAGCTTGCGATTCTTACTGCGAACCTTTCCGACCCGACCGGATATGGCCGGATCGTGCGCGACGCCGAAGGCCAGGTGGCACGGGTGGTGGAACAGAAAGACGCCAGCGCGGCGGAACTGCGCATCGCCGAAGTCAGCACCGGCCCGCTGGCGTGCCAGGCCGGGTCGCTGCGTCGCTGGCTGAAGAGTCTCGGCAACGACAACGCCCAGAAGGAATACTATCTGCCGGACGTGGTGCCGGCCGCCATGGGGGAGGGAGTTTTGGTGACAGCCATCACGGTAGCCGATGAATCCGAGGTCGCGGGCGTCAATGACCGCGCACAGCTCGCCGCCGCCGAACGCGCACTGCGTCGCGTGCGCGCCGCGGACCTCATGCAGCGCGGCGCAATTCTGCGCGACCCCGAGCGCATCGACGTGCGCGGTGAACTCGAGTGCGGTCGCGACGTGGTGATTGACATCAACTGCATATTCGAAGGCCGGGTGAAACTCGGCCACCGCGTGCGTATCGGCCCGAACGTGCTGGTCCGCGATTGCGAACTCGGCGACGATACCGAGGTGTACGCCAACAGCGTGCTGGAGGGCGCGAGCATCGGTGCACGTGTGCGCATCGGCCCGTTTGCACGCCTGCGGCCGGGCGCCGCGCTCGCCGAAGAAGTGCACATTGGCAATTTTGTCGAGGTCAAGAACAGCCAACTGGGTGCGGGCACCAAGGCTAATCATTTGGCGTATCTCGGCGACGCCGAAATCGGCCGGCAGGTGAACGTCGGCGCCGGCACCATCACCTGCAATTACGATGGAGTGAACAAACACCGCACGGTGATCGGTGACGACGCATTCATCGGCTCCAATACCTCGCTGGTGGCGCCGGTGACTGTGGGTGCGGGCGCCACCATCGGCGCCGGCTCGGTGATTTCAAAGGAAGCGCCGGCAGGCGAGCTTACCCTGGAGCGCGCACAGCAGAAGACTGTGACGGGATGGAAACGGCCACAGAGGAAATGA
- the glmS gene encoding glutamine--fructose-6-phosphate transaminase (isomerizing): MCGIVGAVAGRDVVPLLVEGLQRLEYRGYDSAGVAVLNGGIRRIRTVGRVAELRGKAKTERLQGFIGIGHTRWATHGGVTEANAHPHVSRDELAVVHNGIIENHEQQRARLQKLGYEFESQTDTEVIAHLIHYHFSQSHDLFAALQKAVHELIGAYAIGAVALKAPEVMVCARMGCPLLIGLGKGENFIASDVSAVLAATRRVIYLEDGDVAELRRERVRIVDRDGRAVERKVHESDVSLASMELGPYQHFMQKEIHEQPHALTDTLESTISEGFTPALFGKQAAAVFKDVDAVQVLAAGTSYYAGLTAKYWIESFAKLPVGVEIASEYRYRDSVADPRQLIITISQSGETLDTLEALKHAKKLGQAKTLSICNVQESAIPRASELVFHTRAGAEIGVASTKAFTTQLAALFVLAVTLARVRGLLDEQKLAVYMESLRHLPGSVQHALNLEPQIAEWSKRFAPKQHALFLGRGIHYPIALEGALKLKEISYIHAEAYPAGELKHGPLALVDKDMPVVVIAPNDALLEKLKSNMQEVRARGGELFVFADADSHFAESNLVHVIRTPRHAGILSPIVHAIPVQLLAYHTALARGTDVDKPRNLAKSVTVE, from the coding sequence ATGTGCGGAATCGTAGGAGCAGTCGCCGGGCGTGACGTGGTGCCGCTGCTGGTCGAGGGCCTGCAGCGGCTCGAATACCGCGGCTACGACTCGGCGGGCGTGGCAGTGCTGAACGGCGGCATCCGGCGGATACGCACCGTGGGCCGGGTGGCGGAGCTGCGCGGCAAGGCCAAAACCGAACGCCTGCAGGGTTTCATCGGCATCGGCCATACGCGCTGGGCCACGCATGGTGGCGTCACCGAAGCCAACGCGCATCCGCACGTGTCGCGCGACGAGCTCGCGGTGGTGCACAACGGCATCATCGAGAATCACGAGCAGCAGCGTGCGCGTCTGCAGAAACTCGGCTATGAATTCGAATCCCAGACCGACACCGAAGTCATCGCCCACCTGATTCACTATCACTTTTCGCAGAGCCATGACCTGTTTGCCGCGCTGCAAAAGGCAGTGCATGAGCTGATCGGCGCGTATGCCATCGGCGCAGTCGCGCTCAAGGCTCCCGAAGTCATGGTGTGCGCGCGCATGGGTTGCCCGCTACTCATCGGCCTGGGCAAGGGCGAGAACTTCATCGCTTCGGATGTTTCCGCGGTGCTCGCCGCCACGCGCCGGGTGATTTATCTCGAAGACGGCGACGTCGCTGAGCTGCGCCGCGAGCGCGTCCGCATCGTAGACCGCGACGGCCGGGCGGTCGAGCGCAAGGTGCACGAAAGTGATGTATCGCTGGCCTCGATGGAACTCGGGCCTTATCAACATTTCATGCAGAAGGAAATCCACGAGCAGCCGCACGCGCTCACGGATACGCTGGAGAGCACGATTTCGGAAGGCTTCACGCCGGCGCTGTTCGGCAAACAGGCGGCGGCGGTGTTCAAGGATGTGGATGCGGTGCAAGTCCTCGCGGCCGGCACCAGCTATTATGCCGGCCTGACCGCCAAGTACTGGATTGAGAGCTTCGCCAAGCTGCCGGTCGGCGTGGAGATCGCCAGCGAATACCGCTACCGCGATTCCGTGGCCGACCCGCGTCAGTTGATCATCACCATTTCGCAGTCCGGGGAGACGCTCGATACGCTCGAAGCGCTCAAGCACGCGAAAAAGCTGGGCCAGGCCAAGACCCTGTCCATCTGCAACGTGCAGGAAAGCGCCATTCCGCGCGCCTCGGAACTGGTGTTCCATACCCGCGCCGGCGCGGAAATCGGCGTGGCTTCGACCAAGGCGTTCACCACGCAGCTCGCCGCGCTGTTCGTGCTCGCGGTGACGCTCGCCCGTGTGCGTGGCTTGTTGGATGAGCAGAAACTCGCCGTCTACATGGAAAGCCTGCGGCATCTGCCCGGCAGCGTGCAGCATGCGCTCAATCTGGAGCCGCAAATTGCCGAATGGTCAAAGCGCTTCGCACCCAAACAGCACGCGCTGTTCCTGGGGCGCGGCATTCACTACCCGATCGCGCTCGAAGGCGCGCTCAAGCTCAAGGAAATCTCCTATATCCACGCCGAAGCCTATCCCGCCGGCGAGCTGAAACATGGCCCGCTGGCGCTCGTGGACAAGGACATGCCGGTAGTGGTGATTGCGCCTAATGACGCGCTGCTGGAAAAACTGAAATCCAACATGCAGGAAGTGCGCGCCCGCGGCGGAGAGCTGTTCGTGTTTGCCGATGCGGACAGCCATTTCGCCGAGAGCAACTTGGTGCACGTGATCCGCACGCCGCGCCACGCCGGCATTCTCTCGCCCATCGTACACGCCATCCCGGTGCAACTCCTTGCCTACCACACCGCCCTCGCGCGTGGCACGGATGTGGACAAACCGCGCAATCTGGCTAAATCTGTGACTGTTGAATAG
- a CDS encoding F0F1 ATP synthase subunit delta has product MAETLTLARPYAKAVFELARTRHAEERWSKLLALLVTLVGNREARVMLGDPRVPAGVRAEVLLDLCAKSGHKPDAQERNFVRLLADYRRLAVLPEIAAEYRALREQAESLVEVEMRAAVPVSEAEQSTMRAALEKKLERKVKLSCVTDKALIGGAVLRAGDLVIDGSVRGKLGRLAAAIIQ; this is encoded by the coding sequence ATGGCTGAAACTCTGACCCTCGCGCGCCCCTACGCCAAAGCGGTGTTCGAGCTGGCGCGCACGCGCCACGCGGAGGAACGCTGGAGCAAACTGCTCGCGTTGCTGGTCACGCTGGTCGGCAATCGCGAAGCCCGGGTGATGCTCGGCGATCCGCGCGTGCCGGCCGGAGTGCGTGCCGAAGTTTTGCTGGACTTGTGCGCCAAATCCGGCCACAAGCCGGACGCGCAGGAGCGCAATTTCGTGCGCCTGTTGGCGGATTACCGGCGTCTCGCGGTGTTGCCCGAGATTGCCGCCGAGTACCGCGCATTGCGCGAACAGGCGGAGAGCCTGGTGGAAGTTGAAATGCGCGCCGCCGTGCCGGTGAGCGAGGCGGAGCAAAGCACAATGCGCGCCGCGCTCGAGAAGAAGCTCGAGCGCAAGGTGAAACTCAGCTGCGTGACCGACAAGGCGCTGATCGGCGGCGCGGTGTTGCGCGCCGGCGATCTGGTGATTGACGGTTCGGTGCGCGGCAAGCTTGGACGCCTGGCCGCGGCCATCATTCAATAA
- a CDS encoding F0F1 ATP synthase subunit B → MNINVSLIGEAIVFGLFIWLTMKYIWPYITKAMDERASKIADGLAAGERGRKDLENAQVKATELLHSARDRGAEVVEVANQQAARVLEEARKDAQAERQRQVDAAKAEIQQELNRAKQALRAEVANIAVTAAGRILEREIDPRAHKALLDELARQIH, encoded by the coding sequence ATGAACATCAACGTGTCCCTGATCGGCGAAGCCATCGTCTTCGGTTTGTTCATCTGGCTCACCATGAAGTACATCTGGCCTTACATCACCAAGGCCATGGACGAGCGCGCCAGCAAAATCGCCGACGGCCTGGCCGCGGGCGAGCGCGGCCGCAAGGATCTGGAGAACGCCCAGGTCAAGGCCACCGAGCTGCTGCATTCGGCGCGCGATCGCGGCGCCGAAGTCGTGGAAGTAGCGAACCAGCAGGCGGCCCGTGTCCTCGAAGAGGCGCGCAAGGATGCGCAGGCCGAGCGCCAGCGTCAGGTGGACGCAGCCAAAGCGGAAATCCAGCAGGAACTCAACCGTGCCAAGCAAGCCTTGCGCGCGGAAGTGGCGAATATTGCCGTGACCGCCGCCGGCCGCATCCTCGAGCGCGAGATCGATCCGCGCGCGCACAAGGCGCTGCTGGATGAGCTGGCGCGACAGATTCACTGA
- the atpG gene encoding F0F1 ATP synthase subunit gamma, with amino-acid sequence MAGAKEIRTQIKSIRSTQKITKAMQMVAASKMRKVQTRMSASRPYAEKMRKVIGHLAKANPEYRHPFMTAREVKRVGFIVIASDRGLCGGLNINLFKTVLVAVREWREKNVQADFCIVGAKAVIFFRHVGGKVRAQATRLGDTPHVADLVGTVKVMLDAYRAGELDRVFLVNNVFVNTMRQEPTVSQLLPVVGVEDPGLQAHWDYIYEPEARDLLDSVLGRYVESQVYQGAVENVACFYAAQMVAMKSASDNAGEMIDGLQLAYNKARQAGITKELAEIVGGAAAV; translated from the coding sequence ATGGCAGGCGCAAAAGAAATCCGGACGCAGATCAAGAGCATCCGCAGCACGCAGAAGATCACCAAGGCCATGCAGATGGTCGCGGCGAGCAAGATGCGCAAGGTGCAGACGCGCATGTCGGCTTCGCGTCCGTACGCGGAAAAGATGCGCAAGGTCATTGGGCATCTCGCCAAGGCCAATCCGGAGTACCGGCATCCGTTCATGACCGCGCGCGAAGTGAAGCGCGTGGGCTTCATCGTGATCGCTTCGGATCGCGGCCTGTGCGGCGGCCTCAACATCAACCTGTTCAAGACGGTGCTGGTGGCGGTGCGCGAGTGGCGTGAGAAAAACGTGCAGGCGGATTTCTGCATCGTCGGGGCCAAGGCGGTGATTTTCTTCCGCCACGTAGGCGGCAAGGTCCGCGCCCAGGCCACGCGTCTTGGCGATACCCCACATGTCGCGGATCTGGTGGGCACCGTCAAGGTGATGCTGGACGCTTACCGCGCGGGCGAGCTGGATCGGGTGTTTCTCGTCAACAACGTGTTCGTGAATACCATGCGCCAGGAGCCCACGGTGAGCCAGTTGCTGCCGGTGGTGGGCGTCGAGGATCCCGGACTGCAGGCGCACTGGGACTATATCTACGAGCCCGAGGCCCGCGACCTGCTGGACAGCGTGCTCGGCCGCTACGTGGAATCGCAGGTGTATCAGGGCGCGGTGGAGAACGTCGCGTGTTTCTATGCCGCGCAGATGGTGGCCATGAAATCGGCTTCCGACAACGCCGGCGAGATGATTGACGGGCTGCAGCTCGCCTACAACAAGGCGCGCCAGGCCGGCATCACCAAGGAGCTGGCGGAAATTGTCGGCGGCGCGGCGGCGGTGTAA
- the atpB gene encoding F0F1 ATP synthase subunit A, with translation MAGITSDEYIHHHLTYWTVGNGGFWTLHLDTLLVSVALGLLFFFSFWVVARKASSGVPGKWQNFIEIAVTFVDSQVKETFHGKNRMVAPMALTIFVWVWLMNFMDMIPVDLFPRIAAWIAMPFGANPEHVYLRVVGTNDLNMTFAMSFSVFALMIFYSFKVKGVRGYGREILFHPFNHWGFMPVNLMLRIVEDLAKPISLSLRLFGNMYAGELLFVLIALLLAQFTHGATGVALGILGIICGFAWTVFHLLIITIQAFIFMMLSVVYLSMAHESHDMH, from the coding sequence ATGGCGGGCATCACCTCGGACGAATACATCCATCATCACCTGACCTATTGGACGGTCGGCAACGGTGGTTTCTGGACTTTGCACCTGGACACCTTGCTGGTGTCGGTGGCTTTGGGGCTGTTGTTTTTCTTTTCGTTCTGGGTGGTGGCGCGCAAGGCCAGTTCCGGCGTGCCCGGCAAGTGGCAGAACTTCATCGAAATCGCGGTCACGTTCGTGGATTCCCAGGTGAAGGAGACCTTCCACGGCAAGAACCGGATGGTGGCGCCCATGGCGCTCACCATTTTCGTGTGGGTGTGGCTGATGAATTTCATGGACATGATCCCGGTGGATCTGTTCCCGCGCATCGCCGCCTGGATTGCCATGCCCTTCGGCGCCAATCCCGAGCACGTGTATCTCCGGGTGGTGGGTACCAACGACCTCAACATGACCTTTGCGATGTCGTTCAGCGTGTTTGCGCTCATGATCTTCTACAGCTTCAAGGTCAAGGGCGTCAGGGGGTATGGCCGGGAAATCCTGTTCCACCCCTTCAATCATTGGGGATTCATGCCGGTCAACCTGATGTTGCGCATCGTGGAAGATCTGGCCAAGCCGATCTCGCTGTCATTGCGACTGTTCGGCAACATGTACGCGGGCGAACTCCTGTTCGTGCTCATCGCGCTGCTGCTGGCGCAATTCACCCACGGTGCGACCGGCGTGGCGCTCGGCATCCTGGGAATCATTTGCGGTTTTGCCTGGACGGTGTTCCACCTGCTGATCATCACCATCCAGGCGTTCATTTTCATGATGTTGTCGGTCGTGTACCTGAGCATGGCACACGAATCGCATGATATGCACTGA
- the atpE gene encoding F0F1 ATP synthase subunit C, giving the protein MDTVSLIAQVQGMTAVGVGLIFGLGALGTAIGFGILGGKFLEGCARQPELSGMLAGRMFLMAGLLDAVAMIGVGFSLYFIFANPFVSAVTKAAAAAAGH; this is encoded by the coding sequence ATGGATACCGTAAGTTTGATCGCCCAGGTTCAGGGCATGACCGCCGTGGGTGTGGGCCTGATCTTCGGTCTGGGCGCACTCGGCACCGCCATCGGCTTCGGCATTCTGGGCGGCAAGTTCCTGGAAGGTTGCGCGCGCCAGCCGGAGCTGTCCGGCATGCTGGCCGGCCGCATGTTCCTGATGGCGGGCCTGCTGGACGCCGTGGCCATGATCGGCGTGGGCTTCTCGCTGTACTTCATCTTCGCCAATCCGTTCGTGAGTGCGGTGACCAAGGCGGCGGCCGCGGCGGCGGGTCACTGA